A genomic window from Maylandia zebra isolate NMK-2024a linkage group LG20, Mzebra_GT3a, whole genome shotgun sequence includes:
- the asxl1 gene encoding polycomb group protein ASXL1, translating to MLHSQVRGDRVKNSIFFKLPGRMSLFTLKKNAPQWTKATSESETPSELAGGTTPPASSSSTPAAGSAVAPVGPTEATEQESCDSTETTAAASVDNDASVDESSSSASCSVELQAPSSQPQTRLSRSAGQQGRTDTQQTQHAQTRLSRSRQSGRQRKKAVMMPRVVLTPLKVNGEHVPSGPMKRSRGGVDVDFETPGSILVNTNIRALINTRTFLAFPVHSQQQLLQLLPEVDRQIGPDGMARLSSSALNNEFFTHASQSWKERLGDGEFTHEMQVRFRQEMEKEKKVEVWKEKFFEEYHGQKSGLTQEESLKLTMSEASEVAASVLDSDVTVVATGAPKRRSVGRRRRDGRMRRRTRADLRRRARRTICKTTPSLQSAEAAEANAAVDISAVSVGSPMSENTVVQGEVVLQTDCGVELPDESGFTEPKPSPIPEPVTLPPPTPVPTPSPSPASTSANEEHEVAARLLPEESAPVLASTTSPSSSSSSSSSSASSPVSSPSSPSDRQGTFVGVLDSSSSSSASSSAAVAADPLDDTASVITSITGGTATSSRESSPSVSPAATPLPSTQLKEQKRRPDETEAFSSFPEKRPRLDDRQSFRTTIDSVCSEKPQPTTEEPKVPPIRIQLSRIKPPWVKGHPTYQICPRIVPPGEGSRRSGTGGARTLADIKARAQQARAQREAAAAVAASADGTSPARVRLRPGAGLPDSSNGRRSREHPGPIEPGGGGGGGGEEESENGNETRGSSGMEEQGSSSGTNSSGTQLQLLNVEPTSEPSPSLSTTSTSMSLEPPQTPSPQQAEPVGGADGQLIEATTASIQSSSNGLTDGAASLSSEPDVSESPAMQSARESQVVETGGSAPTESATVGCEKPSLAQTSIPDSLPRFGAQGVDVIQTLASSCHAKDQEQGKEAGLGSVIQHGSHHVDPQEAFSRTATERQRSDGSSPQHVDSSSAEKDEAGTYSDSTETASDCENESQEEEQQPGHEWCPQLNTQRNGQLVICSPPQKQQPVIQTHMTSRHGQTVIQPCFPSSMTQPQHSRIHSQDSNALSAPLPQGLRDTTVVKTESGDDCRDSRLSSEEECRGALKSPATHSNAASASKRLASSVRLVSSVEANNPLVTQLLQGSLPLEKVLPLHSANRLEISRLPGTLPRPPAARTPGTRNRPEVSAKSSSPELTTPVQIHKSPTSRPVSCLMEAPALPQYQSSQAPGAVPVITPLPPSSSGLLSSRGKQDLMPGSAVESAVIKESHGQQPSQGATPDRPQSAHRTMCNGPSPPHADPCPTEVIPCIKINWRPPQSQLPHSLQQPPSPAPTVKNEVGARPSCQAIAKSSLSVPLSVTKKEPGNSVDGYLSGGAIEGLINMEFTLARMAKKDHSKAPYSSGSPSSSCSPSPSAPSLPFHLYGKLPKQGGGVGGVSYTANVSVMDNSSFSRSMADSVLQLHPRLGPSQTTLSIQAFTDSTAEEVALKCSCRLKAMIMCQGCGAFCHDDCIGPSKLCVSCLVVR from the exons CTTCGGTTGATGAGAGTTCATCCAGCGCCTCCTGCTCCGTGGAGCTACAGGCTCCCAGCAGCCAGCCTCAGACTCGCCTCAGCAGGTCAGCAGGACAGCAGGGTCGCACTGACACACAGCAGACCCAGCACGCGCAGACCAGACTGAGCCGCTCAAGACAG tcagGAAGGCAGAGGAAGAAAGCTGTTATGATGCCTCGCGTCGTCCTCACCCCTCTTAAGGTGAATGGAGAGCATGTCCCCTCAG GTCCCATGAAGCGGAGTCGGGGAGGGGTGGATGTAGACTTTGAAACGCCAGGCTCCATCCTGGTCAACACCAACATCAGAGCTCTCATCAATACGCGGACATTCTTAGCTTTCCCGGTACACtcacaacagcagctgctgcagctgctgcctgaggtGGACCGACAA ATTGGACCTGATGGCATGGCCAGACTGAGCAGTTCAGCTCTTAACAATGAATTTTTTACTCACGCCTCCCAGAGCTGGAAAGAGAGGCTGGGTGATG GTGAGTTCACCCATGAGATGCAAGTGCGTTTCCGACAGGAAatggagaaagagaagaaggtAGAGGTGTGGAAGGAGAAGTTTTTTGAAGAGTATCATGGGCAAAA GTCTGGCCTAACACAAGAAGAGTCACTAAAGCTTACCATGAGTGAAGCCAGCGAAGTTGCAGCTAGTGTGCTAGACAGTGATGTGACTGTGGTGGCAACCGGTGCCCCCAAAAGACGCAGCGTAGGTCGGCGGAGGCGAGATGGTAGGATGAGGAGACGTACGCGAGCTGACCTGCGCCGGAGGGCTCGCAGAACCATCTGCAAGACCACTCCATCCCTGCAGTCTGCAGAAGCAGCTGAGGCCAATGCAGCTGTGGATATTTCAGCAGTTTCTGTTGGCTCTCCCATGTCCGAAAACACAGTGGTTCAGGGAGAGGTAGTGCTGCAGACCGACTGTGGGGTGGAGCTCCCAGATGAGAGTGGTTTTACAGAGCCAAAGCCTTCTCCCATTCCAGAGCCAGTCACATTGCCACCCCCCACACCTGTTCCAACTCCCAGCCCCAGCCCAGCTTCAACCAGCGCTAATGAAGAGCATGAAGTCGCTGCTCGCTTGCTCCCCGAAGAGAGTGCACCTGTGTTGGCTTCCACCACTTCTCCATCCTcgtcctcgtcctcctcctcttcatctgccTCTTCACCTGTTTCTTCACCATCTTCACCTTCTGATAGACAGGGGACATTTGTTGGAGTCCTGGActcttcttcatcctcctcagcctcctcaagTGCTGCAGTTGCTGCAGATCCCCTGGACGATACCGCTTCTGTGATCACCTCCATCACAGGAGGAACTGCCACCAGCAGCCGTGAGAGCAGCCCATCTGTTAGTCCAGCTGCCACCCCTCTGCCCAGCACCCAGCTGAAAGAACAGAAGAGAAGGCCAGATGAGACTGAAGCCTTTTCTAGCTTCCCCGAAAAGAGGCCACGGCTTGACGACCGTCAGTCCTTTCGTACCACAATTGACAGTGTGTGTTCAGAAAAGCCGCAGCCGACAACAGAAGAACCCAAGGTGCCACCTATCCGG aTTCAACTGTCCAGAATCAAACCTCCCTGGGTCAAAGGGCACCCCACCTACCAGATCTGTCCCCGGATCGTGCCGCCCGGCGAAGGCTCGCGCCGGTCGGGGACAGGGGGTGCGCGCACCTTGGCGGACATCAAAGCCCGTGCACAACAAGCCCGTGCCCAGCGCGAGGCCGCTGCTGCTGTTGCAGCCTCTGCCGACGGGACAAGCCCGGCCAGGGTCAGGCTGCGGCCTGGTGCTGGGCTACCGGATAGCAGCAATGGAAGACGATCGCGAGAGCATCCAGGACCTATCGAGcccggaggaggaggaggaggaggtggagaagaagaaagtgaaaatggaaatgaaacaaGGGGAAGTAGTGGGATGGAAGAGCAGGGATCGTCTTCAGGCACTAATTCGTCTGGAACACAACTACAGCTTCTTAATGTAGAGCCTACATCTGAGCCTTCCCCTTCATTGTCCACTACCTCAACCTCCATGTCCTTGGAGCCCCCACAGACGCCAAGTCCTCAGCAAGCGGAACCAGTTGGGGGGGCAGATGGACAGTTAATTGAAGCAACCACAGCTAGTATCCAGAGCTCCTCCAACGGACTCACAGATGGGGCTGCCTCTCTTTCTTCAGAGCCTGATGTGTCTGAGTCACCAGCCATGCAGTCTGCCAGAGAAAGCCAGGTAGTTGAAACTGGTGGCAGTGCCCCTACAGAGAGCGCAACTGTTGGTTGTGAAAAACCTTCATTAGCACAAACCTCTATCCCAGATTCCCTTCCGAGGTTTGGGGCTCAGGGTGTGGATGTTATTCAGACGCTGGCCAGTTCTTGTCATGCCAAGGACCAGGAGCAAGGGAAGGAGGCTGGATTGGGTAGTGTTATCCAGCATGGTTCTCACCATGTTGACCCCCAGGAGGCATTCTCCCGTACAGCCACTGAGAGACAGCGATCAGATGGATCTTCACCCCAACATGTGGATTCCTCTAGTGCTGAGAAAGATGAGGCTGGCACATATAGCGACTCAACAGAAACCGCTTCAGACTGTGAGAATGAAAGCCAGGAGGAAGAGCAGCAGCCTGGCCACGAATGGTGTCCTCAATTGAACACTCAGAGAAATGGCCAGCTGGTGATTTGTAGCCCTCCTCAGAAACAACAACCGGTCATCCAGACCCACATGACTAGCCGCCACGGCCAGACCGTCATTCAGCCTTGCTTCCCCAGCAGCATGACTCAGCCACAACACAGCCGTATCCATTCACAAGACTCTAATGCTCTGTCTGCACCCCTGCCACAAGGGCTAAGGGACACAACTGTTGTTAAAACTGAGTCTGGAGATGACTGTAGAGACTCCAGACTGAGCTCTGAAGAGGAGTGTCGTGGAGCTTTAAAGTCTCCTGCCACTCACTCAAATGCTGCATCTGCCTCCAAAAGACTGGCCAGTTCAGTCAGACTTGTGTCCAGTGTGGAGGCCAACAACCCTTTGGTCACTCAGTTACTTCAGGGCAGCCTGCCTCTGGAAAAAGTTCTACCCTTACACTCTGCCAACAGACTGGAGATTAGCAGATTACCAGGAACCCTGCCCAGGCCACCAGCAGCAAGAACCCCAGGGACTCGTAACAGGCCTGAGGTTTCAGCCAAATCTTCAAGCCCAGAGCTGACTACTCCAGTCCAGATCCATAAGTCCCCAACATCCCGCCCAGTTTCCTGTCTGATGGAAGCCCCAGCTTTACCGCAGTATCAGTCCTCCCAGGCCCCTGGAGCTGTTCCAGTCATCACCCCTCTGCCACCCTCCTCCAGCGGTTTATTGTCCTCCAGAGGTAAGCAAGACCTCATGCCTGGGTCTGCTGTGGAGTCTGCAGTTATCAAAGAGTCTCATGGTCAGCAGCCTTCCCAGGGAGCCACTCCAGACAGGCCTCAGTCAGCCCATCGGACCATGTGCAATGGACCCTCTCCTCCTCACGCAGACCCCTGCCCAACAGAGGTGATACCTTGTATTAAGATTAACTGGCGTCCCCCACAATCTCAGCTTCCTCACTCTCTGCAACAACCCCCGTCTCCTGCACCTACTGTAAAGAATGAAGTTGGTGCACGACCCTCTTGTCAAGCTATTGCCAAATCCTCACTCAGTGTACCCTTAAGTGTTACCAAAAAGGAACCTGGGAACTCTGTCGATGGCTATCTAAGCGGCGGGGCAATAGAAGGACTCATCAACATGGAGTTTACTTTGGCCAGGATGGCAAAGAAAGATCACAGCAAAGCTCCCTACTCCTCTGGCTCTCCCTCTTCTTCCTGTTCTCCCTCACCCTCCGCTCCCTCCCTTCCCTTCCATCTTTATGGGAAGCTCCCCAAGCAGGGTGGAGGAGTTGGAGGGGTAAGCTACACAGCCAATGTTTCAGTGATGGACAACAGCAGTTTCTCCCGGAGCATGGCAGACAGTGTGCTGCAGCTGCACCCCCGCTTGGGTCCCAGCCAGACTACCCTCAGCATTCAGGCCTTTACTGACAGTACGGCAGAGGAAGTGGCACTCAAGTGCTCGTGCCGCCtcaaagccatgatcatgtgccAAGGCTGTGGTGCCTTCTGCCATGATGATTGCATCGGGCCCTCCAAACTCTGTGTGTCATGTCTGGTGGTCAGATAG